One genomic region from Argentina anserina chromosome 2, drPotAnse1.1, whole genome shotgun sequence encodes:
- the LOC126782592 gene encoding conserved oligomeric Golgi complex subunit 6 isoform X1 — translation MDAKLAPGLSRKLKKVLECRTDSPDVLSSLNTLSSFYAENTPQSRRNLRSSIEKRGLSINVDFLEASRAAQQSLDRVEDEVNSLANCCDKIAKALSSCSATTGDIITTTERLKQELDVTTQRQQIVSCFLRDYQLSNQEINALREEELSEDFFKALSHVQEIHANCKLLLRTHHQRAGLELMDMMAVYQEGAYERLCRWVQAECRQLGDSDNPQVSDLLRTAVRCLKERPVLFKYCAEEVANMRHNALFRRFISALTRGGPGGVPRPIEVHAHDPLRYVGDMLGWLHQALASERELVLALLDPDSAADSPTTNQMSKSQESNTQKIESDITFVLDRIFEGVCRPFKLRVEQVLQSQSSLIISYKLTNTLEFYSYTISDLLGSETALSNTLWTLKDAAQKTFFDILKSRGEKLLRYPPLVAVDLSPPPAVREGVSVLLELVETYNSMMLQKKPPFDQVISALLDPIIQICEQAAEAHKSKGAGHSSRRSRMSSDLGQFSKSSVDALLSISSASSAQSSETSSKIFLINCLCAIQQPLLGNEVAAEYVKSLGAMIDRHIHGLVKNEVDAILQRYGLSNKMPHFRDSVNKESGNTPLVEIEETCPAALSESLKGFFGLVLGSESFLPEFEQMQVPKLRAEACIQVAKALAEIYELTYKAIMDPKNGYSDPKSLARHPPDQIRTILGI, via the exons ATGGACGCGAAGCTGGCGCCGGGGCTCTCCCGGAAGCTGAAGAAGGTTCTGGAATGCCGCACCGACTCCCCGGACGTGCTCTCCTCCCTCAACACCCTCTCCTCCTTCTACGCCGAGAACACCCCTCAGTCGCGGCGCAATCTCAGATCGAGCATCGAGAAGCGCGGCCTCTCCATCAACGTCGACTTCCTCGAGGCGTCGCGCGCGGCGCAGCAGTCCCTGGATCGCGTCGAGGACGAGGTCAATTCCCTCGCCAACTGCTGCGACAAGATCGCCAAGGCTCTCAGCAGCTGCAGCGCCACCACCGGTGACATCATCACCACCACCGAGCGCCTCAAGCAGGAGCTCGACGTCACCACCCAACGCCAGCAGATCGTGTCGTGCTTCCTCCGCGATTACCAGCTCTCCAATCAAGAG ATCAATGCTTTGAGGGAGGAGGAACTGAGTGAGGACTTCTTCAAGGCGCTATCTCACGTTCAGGAGATTCATGCTAATTGTAAACTGCTATTGAGGACTCATCACCAG CGTGCTGGTCTCGAGCTCATGGATATGATGGCTGTGTACCAAGAGGGAGCTTATGAGCGCCTCTGCAG GTGGGTTCAGGCGGAGTGTAGACAGCTTGGTGACTCTGATAATCCTCAAGTTAGTGATCTTTTGAGAACTGCGGTTCGCTGCCTCAAGGAAAGGCCTGTGCTTTTCAAGTATTGTGCAGAAGAG GTAGCGAATATGAGGCATAATGCGTTATTCAGACGGTTTATCAGTGCTCTCACACGTGGAGGACCAGGAGGAGTGCCGCGGCCTATTGAAGTTCATGCTCATGATCCATTGCGATATGTTGGGGATATGCTTGGTTGGTTACATCAG GCCTTGGCATCTGAACGTGAACTTGTACTTGCACTACTGGATCCAGATTCTGCTGCTGATAGTCCAACCACAAACCAAATGTCCAAGAGCCAAGAAAGTAATACTCAGAAGATAGAATCTGATATTACATTTGTTCTGGATAGAATATTTGAAGGAGTTTGCCGCCCATTTAAATTGAGAGTTGAACAAGTTTTGCAGTCGCAATCCAGTctcataatttcatataaaCTGACTAATACCCTGGAGTTTTACAGTTACACT ATATCAGATTTGCTTGGGAGCGAAACAGCTTTATCTAATACACTGTGGACACTGAAGGATGCTGCTCAGAAAACATTTTTCGATATTTTGAAATCCCGAGGAGAAAAGCTTTTGAGGTATCCTCCCCTAGTTGCTGTTGACCTCTCTCCACCCCCAGCAGTAAGAGAAGGAGTTTCTGTGCTGCTTGAATTAGTTGAGACCTATAACAGCATGATGCTTCAGAAGAAGCCTCCTTTCGATCAAGTCATTTCTGCTTTACTCGATCCAATTATTCAG ATATGTGAACAAGCAGCAGAGGCACACAAGTCCAAGGGAGCTGGCCATTCTTCAAGAAGAAGTAGAATGAGTTCTGATTTGGGTCAATTCAGTAAGTCCTCAGTTGATGCACTACTGTCCATCAGTTCTGCCTCATCAGCTCAG TCTAGTGAAACATCCTCCAAAATTTTCCTCATTAACTGCTTGTGTGCCATCCAACAACCATTGTTGGGCAATGAGGTTGCAGCAGAGTATGTGAAGAGTCTTGGGGCAATGATAGACAGACACATACACGGTCTTGTAAAAAATGAGGTTGATGCGATCCTTCAAAGATATGGCTTGTCGAACAAAATGCCTCACTTCCGTGACTCGGTCAACAAAGAGTCTGGCAATACTCCATTAGTAGAGATTGAAGAAACTTGTCCGGCTGCTCTTTCTGAGAGTTTGAAGGGTTTCTTTGGGCTTGTTTTGGGAAGTGAGAGCTTCCTGCCTGAATTCGAGCAAATGCAGGTTCCAAAGTTGCGTGCTGAAGCTTGCATCCAAGTTGCCAAAGCGTTGGCAGAAATATATGAGCTTACATACAAGGCAATTATGGATCCTAAGAATGGCTACTCAGATCCGAAATCACTTGCAAGGCATCCTCCGGACCAGATAAGGACCATTTTAGGAATTTGA
- the LOC126782592 gene encoding conserved oligomeric Golgi complex subunit 6 isoform X2 — protein sequence MDAKLAPGLSRKLKKVLECRTDSPDVLSSLNTLSSFYAENTPQSRRNLRSSIEKRGLSINVDFLEASRAAQQSLDRVEDEVNSLANCCDKIAKALSSCSATTGDIITTTERLKQELDVTTQRQQIVSCFLRDYQLSNQEINALREEELSEDFFKALSHVQEIHANCKLLLRTHHQRAGLELMDMMAVYQEGAYERLCRWVQAECRQLGDSDNPQVSDLLRTAVRCLKERPVLFKYCAEEVANMRHNALFRRFISALTRGGPGGVPRPIEVHAHDPLRYVGDMLGWLHQALASERELVLALLDPDSAADSPTTNQMSKSQESNTQKIESDITFVLDRIFEGVCRPFKLRVEQVLQSQSSLIISYKLTNTLEFYSYTISDLLGSETALSNTLWTLKDAAQKTFFDILKSRGEKLLRYPPLVAVDLSPPPAVREGVSVLLELVETYNSMMLQKKPPFDQVISALLDPIIQICEQAAEAHKSKGAGHSSRRSRMSSDLGQFSKSSVDALLSISSASSAQVAAEYVKSLGAMIDRHIHGLVKNEVDAILQRYGLSNKMPHFRDSVNKESGNTPLVEIEETCPAALSESLKGFFGLVLGSESFLPEFEQMQVPKLRAEACIQVAKALAEIYELTYKAIMDPKNGYSDPKSLARHPPDQIRTILGI from the exons ATGGACGCGAAGCTGGCGCCGGGGCTCTCCCGGAAGCTGAAGAAGGTTCTGGAATGCCGCACCGACTCCCCGGACGTGCTCTCCTCCCTCAACACCCTCTCCTCCTTCTACGCCGAGAACACCCCTCAGTCGCGGCGCAATCTCAGATCGAGCATCGAGAAGCGCGGCCTCTCCATCAACGTCGACTTCCTCGAGGCGTCGCGCGCGGCGCAGCAGTCCCTGGATCGCGTCGAGGACGAGGTCAATTCCCTCGCCAACTGCTGCGACAAGATCGCCAAGGCTCTCAGCAGCTGCAGCGCCACCACCGGTGACATCATCACCACCACCGAGCGCCTCAAGCAGGAGCTCGACGTCACCACCCAACGCCAGCAGATCGTGTCGTGCTTCCTCCGCGATTACCAGCTCTCCAATCAAGAG ATCAATGCTTTGAGGGAGGAGGAACTGAGTGAGGACTTCTTCAAGGCGCTATCTCACGTTCAGGAGATTCATGCTAATTGTAAACTGCTATTGAGGACTCATCACCAG CGTGCTGGTCTCGAGCTCATGGATATGATGGCTGTGTACCAAGAGGGAGCTTATGAGCGCCTCTGCAG GTGGGTTCAGGCGGAGTGTAGACAGCTTGGTGACTCTGATAATCCTCAAGTTAGTGATCTTTTGAGAACTGCGGTTCGCTGCCTCAAGGAAAGGCCTGTGCTTTTCAAGTATTGTGCAGAAGAG GTAGCGAATATGAGGCATAATGCGTTATTCAGACGGTTTATCAGTGCTCTCACACGTGGAGGACCAGGAGGAGTGCCGCGGCCTATTGAAGTTCATGCTCATGATCCATTGCGATATGTTGGGGATATGCTTGGTTGGTTACATCAG GCCTTGGCATCTGAACGTGAACTTGTACTTGCACTACTGGATCCAGATTCTGCTGCTGATAGTCCAACCACAAACCAAATGTCCAAGAGCCAAGAAAGTAATACTCAGAAGATAGAATCTGATATTACATTTGTTCTGGATAGAATATTTGAAGGAGTTTGCCGCCCATTTAAATTGAGAGTTGAACAAGTTTTGCAGTCGCAATCCAGTctcataatttcatataaaCTGACTAATACCCTGGAGTTTTACAGTTACACT ATATCAGATTTGCTTGGGAGCGAAACAGCTTTATCTAATACACTGTGGACACTGAAGGATGCTGCTCAGAAAACATTTTTCGATATTTTGAAATCCCGAGGAGAAAAGCTTTTGAGGTATCCTCCCCTAGTTGCTGTTGACCTCTCTCCACCCCCAGCAGTAAGAGAAGGAGTTTCTGTGCTGCTTGAATTAGTTGAGACCTATAACAGCATGATGCTTCAGAAGAAGCCTCCTTTCGATCAAGTCATTTCTGCTTTACTCGATCCAATTATTCAG ATATGTGAACAAGCAGCAGAGGCACACAAGTCCAAGGGAGCTGGCCATTCTTCAAGAAGAAGTAGAATGAGTTCTGATTTGGGTCAATTCAGTAAGTCCTCAGTTGATGCACTACTGTCCATCAGTTCTGCCTCATCAGCTCAG GTTGCAGCAGAGTATGTGAAGAGTCTTGGGGCAATGATAGACAGACACATACACGGTCTTGTAAAAAATGAGGTTGATGCGATCCTTCAAAGATATGGCTTGTCGAACAAAATGCCTCACTTCCGTGACTCGGTCAACAAAGAGTCTGGCAATACTCCATTAGTAGAGATTGAAGAAACTTGTCCGGCTGCTCTTTCTGAGAGTTTGAAGGGTTTCTTTGGGCTTGTTTTGGGAAGTGAGAGCTTCCTGCCTGAATTCGAGCAAATGCAGGTTCCAAAGTTGCGTGCTGAAGCTTGCATCCAAGTTGCCAAAGCGTTGGCAGAAATATATGAGCTTACATACAAGGCAATTATGGATCCTAAGAATGGCTACTCAGATCCGAAATCACTTGCAAGGCATCCTCCGGACCAGATAAGGACCATTTTAGGAATTTGA